The genomic interval CCTGTGGGCGGCGCTGAAACTGTCGGTTACGCTTAATTTATACATGCTCAATGCTCCTAAAAATACTTTTTGCGGATGAAGATCAGCACCAGAAGAATGGAAAGCAACACGGACACCGCCATCACGATCGCGAAGGCATAGCTGTGTTCCTGAAAGGGCAGATGCACGTTCATTCCATAGATGCTGGCGATCAGTGTGGGCAGCGCCAGGATGATCGTGATCGAGGTGAGGAACTTCATCACGACGTTCAGATTGTTTGAAATGATCGAAGCGAAGGCATCCATCATGCCGCTGAGGATACTGCTGTGGATATTTGCCATTTCGATCGCCTGTTTGTTTTCGATGATGACGTCTTCGATAAGATCTTCCGCCTCTGGATCCAGATTGAGCCAGCGCGAACGCTGCATGCGCTCGAGGATGAGCTCGTTGGATTTGAGCGAGGTGGAGAAATAGACTAGGGATTTTTCCATGCGTAGCAAACGGATCAATTCCTTGTTGCGCAAGGATTGATGCAGCTCGTTTTCGATGTTGGTCGTGCGGCGGTTGATCTCTTTGAGAAACTTGAGAAAATAGACGGCGCAGCGCAGGGTGATATGCAAAA from Candidatus Cloacimonadaceae bacterium carries:
- a CDS encoding magnesium transporter CorA family protein; amino-acid sequence: MIQYFKIAGMRFAPAITHNEAFWIHLENPDTDEIKKLIDLYHLPEDFITDLQDSDESSRMEYEDGATLVIVRVPLYYKHRSATLSFATAPLGIIAVQEKLITVSFFENEVLTQYLECKHRPFIITQQSFLLHITLRCAVYFLKFLKEINRRTTNIENELHQSLRNKELIRLLRMEKSLVYFSTSLKSNELILERMQRSRWLNLDPEAEDLIEDVIIENKQAIEMANIHSSILSGMMDAFASIISNNLNVVMKFLTSITIILALPTLIASIYGMNVHLPFQEHSYAFAIVMAVSVLLSILLVLIFIRKKYF